In one window of Chitinivibrionales bacterium DNA:
- a CDS encoding sigma-70 family RNA polymerase sigma factor: protein MSSTKIKELYEKYGFLIYGQCRAILKSEDDAKDALQVVFMQLMSKYHTISDKSKVIPWIYNTAKNHCFNVLRFRKKFDTADIALLKSDSEKIDDLFCKKEIITLVLSQYNKNIRDAVYLTYVEGFNQEEIRKITGQSPATIRRNLGRFKKKLPHILKRIQSE, encoded by the coding sequence ATGAGTTCAACAAAAATCAAAGAGCTCTACGAAAAGTATGGTTTTCTTATTTACGGACAGTGTCGTGCGATTCTAAAATCAGAAGATGATGCAAAAGACGCACTCCAGGTGGTGTTTATGCAGCTTATGAGTAAATATCACACAATCAGTGATAAAAGCAAAGTTATTCCCTGGATTTATAACACCGCAAAGAACCACTGTTTCAATGTTCTTCGTTTCAGGAAAAAATTCGATACTGCCGACATAGCACTTCTGAAATCTGATTCAGAAAAAATTGATGATCTTTTCTGCAAAAAGGAGATTATTACCCTGGTTTTAAGTCAATACAATAAAAATATCCGTGATGCTGTTTATTTAACCTATGTGGAGGGCTTTAATCAGGAAGAAATCAGGAAAATTACCGGCCAGTCTCCTGCAACGATTCGACGGAACCTAGGCCGTTTCAAAAAAAAACTTCCTCATATACTTAAAAGGATACAATCAGAATGA
- a CDS encoding exopolysaccharide biosynthesis polyprenyl glycosylphosphotransferase, giving the protein MLKEHSLFIKQIIATVDCLLLLAAFYLAHTLVIQFRPLFPIFHYWLMFIALLGFYLYFAWTRSLFSILHFSWMRNLVPRIFMIFASVGILGAAILYIMPDPFDSRVLYVAFVMISFLLITTEKLILLNAVAVIRRRNHNLTPVMLFGRGRDAAEIIHKTRSHSEWGLRVAQTVDLGISPSEFENMLKSSYVEEVFFCIPRNFTKGGFRIDPFLHICEEMGRPARVFLNISGATTFARWEYHQFLDRPTIISHTVELDPDQLIFKRCFDFLGGLIGIIFLVIFYLPLAAIIKLTSPGPVFFKQVRVGKNGKRFIIYKFRTMYMDAEKRKKELENKNELNGAIFKIKDDPRITPIGKIIRKLSIDELPQFINVMRGEMSLVGTRPPTPDEVSKYEKWHHRRISIKPGITGMWQVSGRNKITDFDEIVRLDLKYIDTWSIWQDLKIIGKTVFVLFERDGAY; this is encoded by the coding sequence ATGCTCAAAGAACATTCTTTATTCATAAAGCAGATAATCGCAACCGTTGATTGCCTGCTTTTACTCGCCGCCTTTTACCTTGCCCACACGCTTGTTATTCAATTCAGGCCATTATTTCCCATATTTCATTATTGGCTGATGTTCATTGCCCTTCTGGGGTTTTATCTCTATTTCGCCTGGACCCGCTCTCTTTTTTCTATTCTCCATTTCAGCTGGATGCGAAACCTGGTTCCACGAATATTTATGATTTTTGCCTCAGTCGGCATTTTAGGGGCGGCAATTCTTTATATCATGCCCGACCCTTTTGACAGCAGGGTACTCTATGTAGCATTCGTCATGATCTCTTTTCTTCTTATCACCACCGAAAAACTGATTCTTTTAAATGCTGTTGCGGTCATTCGCCGGAGAAACCATAACCTGACGCCGGTGATGCTTTTTGGCCGTGGCCGGGATGCCGCCGAGATTATACATAAAACCCGGAGCCATTCGGAATGGGGACTTCGTGTGGCTCAGACCGTCGACTTGGGGATCTCACCTTCCGAATTCGAAAATATGCTCAAAAGCAGCTATGTTGAAGAAGTTTTTTTCTGTATACCCCGTAATTTTACCAAAGGCGGATTCAGGATAGATCCCTTTCTCCACATTTGTGAAGAGATGGGACGGCCGGCACGGGTCTTTCTCAATATATCCGGAGCAACCACTTTTGCCCGATGGGAGTATCATCAGTTTTTAGATCGACCGACAATTATTTCCCATACAGTTGAACTCGACCCGGACCAGTTGATCTTCAAGCGTTGCTTTGATTTTCTTGGGGGGCTTATCGGCATTATTTTTCTGGTTATTTTCTATCTTCCACTGGCAGCAATAATCAAACTGACATCCCCCGGCCCGGTGTTTTTCAAACAGGTGCGGGTGGGTAAAAACGGCAAACGGTTTATTATTTACAAATTCAGAACCATGTATATGGACGCCGAAAAACGCAAAAAGGAGCTGGAAAATAAAAACGAATTAAATGGTGCAATATTTAAGATCAAAGATGACCCGCGAATTACGCCTATCGGGAAAATAATCAGAAAATTGAGTATCGATGAACTTCCCCAGTTTATCAATGTCATGCGTGGCGAAATGTCCCTTGTCGGAACCCGGCCGCCAACCCCCGATGAAGTGAGCAAGTATGAAAAATGGCACCATCGGAGAATCAGTATTAAACCCGGTATAACCGGGATGTGGCAGGTAAGCGGACGAAATAAAATAACCGATTTCGACGAAATAGTAAGACTGGACCTGAAATATATCGATACCTGGAGTATATGGCAGGACCTAAAAATTATAGGTAAAACTGTTTTTGTTCTCTTTGAACGTGATGGTGCTTATTAA
- a CDS encoding DUF4384 domain-containing protein: MNNHPDKLELTAYFTHDCSETARNTLQKHCSKCPSCADYLRRLDSEKSAFLERFPSSDQNFGRESKIRPLFPRPLYALAASLVLLLGGYLIFQHTVSGPEYRTKGESDLAVYVKTQSGEIRERKSRIFTPGEQVQFTYTCGAKNKLILLSIDEEGKITTYYPENGAGSVELEKGQNLPLPNSIILDDYIGKELFIVVFSEKPLSVSLIRNRVVRQFSSKKDFSSIDLDLGDDTRVKKLLITKAGTDQ, from the coding sequence ATGAATAATCATCCGGACAAACTTGAACTGACGGCTTATTTTACCCACGACTGTTCTGAAACGGCCCGGAATACACTGCAAAAGCATTGCTCCAAATGTCCTTCCTGTGCAGATTATCTTCGCCGGCTCGATTCAGAAAAATCGGCATTTTTGGAACGATTTCCCTCCAGCGATCAGAATTTCGGCAGGGAATCAAAGATCAGGCCATTATTCCCCCGGCCATTGTATGCTCTTGCCGCCTCTCTTGTGCTTCTTCTGGGCGGGTACCTTATATTTCAGCACACCGTATCCGGTCCTGAGTATCGAACAAAAGGAGAATCCGATCTGGCGGTATATGTTAAAACCCAATCGGGCGAAATCAGGGAACGAAAAAGCCGGATTTTCACACCCGGTGAACAGGTCCAGTTCACCTATACATGCGGTGCAAAAAACAAACTTATCCTGCTCAGTATCGATGAAGAGGGAAAGATTACCACCTATTACCCGGAAAACGGTGCCGGGTCAGTGGAATTGGAAAAAGGACAAAACCTGCCACTGCCCAATAGTATTATTCTCGACGATTACATAGGAAAGGAACTATTTATCGTTGTTTTTTCAGAAAAGCCCCTTTCGGTATCGTTAATCCGGAACCGGGTTGTCCGGCAGTTTTCATCGAAAAAAGATTTTTCTTCAATCGATCTCGACTTAGGCGATGATACCCGGGTAAAAAAGCTTTTAATAACCAAAGCCGGGACAGATCAATGA